From the Erythrolamprus reginae isolate rEryReg1 chromosome Z, rEryReg1.hap1, whole genome shotgun sequence genome, one window contains:
- the CDCA7L gene encoding cell division cycle-associated 7-like protein isoform X1 — protein sequence MMAQMMKLAKIFNAPSDEDDFFGFELDIPMKFLSLEDRNENLPGTSRMEMQLGGDNNPSLVKQEEMEINSSSRKRRFKTRGVLQHPNKSVKRSSPKSSFPKQGRNTNGRNADPDTSSESEEEDENSDVLLRRDQNIKENKAVVRTNRPKIAPRKRSLRGPIKLRANPIRTAHPPENFAVERSPPVQWMDSETDHNYMNRKLNEHILGALEKRKVSTIRGFRSVVITNEDLQQIAYTNKDKIHHSIWGTTCHQCRRKTTDTKTICHNKDCTGVQGQFCGPCLRNCYGEDVKVALLNPEWLCPPCRGKCNCSHCRKLDDYCSMGTLVYLAKLYGYSNVKDYLESMSVHHIE from the exons ATGATGGCCCAG ATGATGAAATTGGCTAAAATATTTAATGCTCCAAGTGATGAAGACGATTTTTTTGGTTTTGAGCTTGATATTCCCATGAAATTTCTGTCATTGGAAGACAGGAATGAGAACTTGCCTGGAACATCAAGAATG GAAATGCAATTAGGAGGAGACAATAACCCATCTTTAGTTAAACAAGAAGAGATGGAAATTAACTCATCTTCTAGGAAAAGAAGATTCAAAACTAGGGGAGTATTACAGCATCCTAACAAATCAGTCAAAAGGTCTTCCCCCAAATCTTCTTTTCCTAAACAAGGAAGAAATACCAATGGGAGAAATGCAGATCCAGATACATCTTCTGAATCCGAGGAAGAGGATGAAAACTCTGATGTACTTTTGAGGAGAGatcagaatataaaagaaaataaagctgTGGTGAGAACTAAT AGACCAAAAATAGCACCAAGGAAGAGATCTTTAAGAGGCCCAATAAAGCTTCGAGCTAACCCAATCAGGACTGCTCATCCCCCAGAAAACTTTGCTGTGGAAAGAAGCCCACCTGTGCAATGGATGGATAGCGAAACAGATCACAACTATATGAATAGAAAACTAAATGAG CATATTTTAGGAGCcctggaaaaaagaaaagtgtCAACAATCAGAGGATTTAGGTCAGTTGTTATAACAAATGAAGACTTACAACAAATTGCATATACAAATAAGGACAAAATACACCATAGCATTTGG GGAACCACATGCCATCAGTGCCGCAGAAAGACAACTGATACAAAAACCATCTGTCATAACAAAGACTGTACCGGTGTGCAGGGACAGTTCTGTGGACCATGTCTCCGTAATTGCTATGGAGAAGATGTGAAAGTAGCCCTTCTGAATCCA GAGTGGTTGTGCCCTCCTTGCCGAGGAAAATGTAACTGCAGCCACTGCCGTAAACTTGATGATTACTGTTCCATGGGAACACTTGTCTATCTGGCAAAGCTTTATGGTTATAGCAATGTAAAAGATTATCTTGAAAG TATGTCAGTGCATCATATTGAGTGA
- the CDCA7L gene encoding cell division cycle-associated 7-like protein isoform X3, with product MMAQEMQLGGDNNPSLVKQEEMEINSSSRKRRFKTRGVLQHPNKSVKRSSPKSSFPKQGRNTNGRNADPDTSSESEEEDENSDVLLRRDQNIKENKAVVRTNRPKIAPRKRSLRGPIKLRANPIRTAHPPENFAVERSPPVQWMDSETDHNYMNRKLNEHILGALEKRKVSTIRGFRSVVITNEDLQQIAYTNKDKIHHSIWGTTCHQCRRKTTDTKTICHNKDCTGVQGQFCGPCLRNCYGEDVKVALLNPEWLCPPCRGKCNCSHCRKLDDYCSMGTLVYLAKLYGYSNVKDYLESMSVHHIE from the exons ATGATGGCCCAG GAAATGCAATTAGGAGGAGACAATAACCCATCTTTAGTTAAACAAGAAGAGATGGAAATTAACTCATCTTCTAGGAAAAGAAGATTCAAAACTAGGGGAGTATTACAGCATCCTAACAAATCAGTCAAAAGGTCTTCCCCCAAATCTTCTTTTCCTAAACAAGGAAGAAATACCAATGGGAGAAATGCAGATCCAGATACATCTTCTGAATCCGAGGAAGAGGATGAAAACTCTGATGTACTTTTGAGGAGAGatcagaatataaaagaaaataaagctgTGGTGAGAACTAAT AGACCAAAAATAGCACCAAGGAAGAGATCTTTAAGAGGCCCAATAAAGCTTCGAGCTAACCCAATCAGGACTGCTCATCCCCCAGAAAACTTTGCTGTGGAAAGAAGCCCACCTGTGCAATGGATGGATAGCGAAACAGATCACAACTATATGAATAGAAAACTAAATGAG CATATTTTAGGAGCcctggaaaaaagaaaagtgtCAACAATCAGAGGATTTAGGTCAGTTGTTATAACAAATGAAGACTTACAACAAATTGCATATACAAATAAGGACAAAATACACCATAGCATTTGG GGAACCACATGCCATCAGTGCCGCAGAAAGACAACTGATACAAAAACCATCTGTCATAACAAAGACTGTACCGGTGTGCAGGGACAGTTCTGTGGACCATGTCTCCGTAATTGCTATGGAGAAGATGTGAAAGTAGCCCTTCTGAATCCA GAGTGGTTGTGCCCTCCTTGCCGAGGAAAATGTAACTGCAGCCACTGCCGTAAACTTGATGATTACTGTTCCATGGGAACACTTGTCTATCTGGCAAAGCTTTATGGTTATAGCAATGTAAAAGATTATCTTGAAAG TATGTCAGTGCATCATATTGAGTGA
- the CDCA7L gene encoding cell division cycle-associated 7-like protein isoform X2, whose protein sequence is MMAQMMKLAKIFNAPSDEDDFFGFELDIPMKFLSLEDRNENLPGTSRMEMQLGGDNNPSLVKQEEMEINSSSRKRRFKTRGVLQHPNKSVKRSSPKSSFPKQGRNTNGRNADPDTSSESEEEDENSDVLLRRDQNIKENKAVVRTNRPKIAPRKRSLRGPIKLRANPIRTAHPPENFAVERSPPVQWMDSETDHNYMNRKLNEGTTCHQCRRKTTDTKTICHNKDCTGVQGQFCGPCLRNCYGEDVKVALLNPEWLCPPCRGKCNCSHCRKLDDYCSMGTLVYLAKLYGYSNVKDYLESMSVHHIE, encoded by the exons ATGATGGCCCAG ATGATGAAATTGGCTAAAATATTTAATGCTCCAAGTGATGAAGACGATTTTTTTGGTTTTGAGCTTGATATTCCCATGAAATTTCTGTCATTGGAAGACAGGAATGAGAACTTGCCTGGAACATCAAGAATG GAAATGCAATTAGGAGGAGACAATAACCCATCTTTAGTTAAACAAGAAGAGATGGAAATTAACTCATCTTCTAGGAAAAGAAGATTCAAAACTAGGGGAGTATTACAGCATCCTAACAAATCAGTCAAAAGGTCTTCCCCCAAATCTTCTTTTCCTAAACAAGGAAGAAATACCAATGGGAGAAATGCAGATCCAGATACATCTTCTGAATCCGAGGAAGAGGATGAAAACTCTGATGTACTTTTGAGGAGAGatcagaatataaaagaaaataaagctgTGGTGAGAACTAAT AGACCAAAAATAGCACCAAGGAAGAGATCTTTAAGAGGCCCAATAAAGCTTCGAGCTAACCCAATCAGGACTGCTCATCCCCCAGAAAACTTTGCTGTGGAAAGAAGCCCACCTGTGCAATGGATGGATAGCGAAACAGATCACAACTATATGAATAGAAAACTAAATGAG GGAACCACATGCCATCAGTGCCGCAGAAAGACAACTGATACAAAAACCATCTGTCATAACAAAGACTGTACCGGTGTGCAGGGACAGTTCTGTGGACCATGTCTCCGTAATTGCTATGGAGAAGATGTGAAAGTAGCCCTTCTGAATCCA GAGTGGTTGTGCCCTCCTTGCCGAGGAAAATGTAACTGCAGCCACTGCCGTAAACTTGATGATTACTGTTCCATGGGAACACTTGTCTATCTGGCAAAGCTTTATGGTTATAGCAATGTAAAAGATTATCTTGAAAG TATGTCAGTGCATCATATTGAGTGA